The following coding sequences are from one Ornithodoros turicata isolate Travis chromosome 1, ASM3712646v1, whole genome shotgun sequence window:
- the LOC135379129 gene encoding uncharacterized protein LOC135379129: MAYILVKWVAEETWDVYPIRNLVDVKTATQIARKPSSVTGFTGKVFDVKWRETEEPSPAYLVAAGEERRMEKLRSELADQSLAESHEPTTPSRAERVPGDNAHEDNPVMTLEVHQKNRCCEHKAQVKRLRKEKLRLEARLAEAEARQGAEKMVKRLDRILRNFQGNGSAPAEEDIGNGVFVNKSVLDRLYNTFRTDACKFARNLMRSLFDTEELRNRSLYGIASNVKKGAPIKPAVDRKRLDAILNYTSSKYGAPAGVIKKSLASLLLELSH; this comes from the exons ATGGCTTACATTTTGGTGAAGTGGGTGGCGGAGGAGACATGGGATGTTTACCCAATACGAAATCTCGTGGATGTGAAGACTGCGACGCAAATCGCAAGGAAGCCTTCATCGGTTACTGGTTTCACCGGCAAGGTCTTCGATGTCAAATGGAGGGAAACGGAGGAGCCTTCACCCGCATATTTGGTGGCTGCAG GTGAAGAACGTAGAATGGAGAAGCTGCGCAGTGAGCTCGCCGACCAATCACTTGCGGAAAGCCACGAACCGACCACGCCGAGCCGCGCTGAACGGGTGCCTGGTGATAACGCTCACGAAGACAATCCCGTAATGACACTGGAGGTGCACCAA AAGAATCGCTGCTGCGAACACAAGGCTCAGGTTAAACGCCTCAGAAAAGAAAAGCTGCGCCTCGAGGCAAGACTTGCAGAAGCAGAAGCACGACAAG GGGCTGAAAAGATGGTGAAGAGGCTGGACCGGATCCTCCGCAACTTTCAGGGAAATGGGTCAGCGCCTGCTGAA GAGGACATCGGCAACGGTGTTTTTGTTAATAAATCCGTTCTTGACCGCCTCTACAACACATTCCGGACGGATGCATGCAAGTTTGCAAGAAACCTGATGCGATCCTTGTTCGACACAGAAGAGTTGCGGAACCGGTCGCTCTATGGGATAGCGTCTAATGTGAAAAAGGGTGCACCCATCAAACCTGCGGTGGATCGGAAACGACTGGATGCAATTCTGA
- the LOC135370470 gene encoding uncharacterized protein LOC135370470, with protein MSIIDCLKDTRGEDDMANDQWPSASSSGETSDDESSDEEAPATNINKKSACHGIEEKLELKEKLYDNAKLTRGESMLLIMAHALRHSSSKQATESLLRLVELHLPINTTMPISKYHFFNVFCKSADSVTQYLYCPSCKCSLGTASDVNVVTCPTCATDHSSTELLNSGSYFLILSIETQLRMLLEQYGIVSRDLRKPTWDVGDITQSSAYANLPLADHDVTVSWSTDGVPVFEASNYSIWPLQLQVNELEFKIRTKSLLLAGLWFGPSKPEMNTFLEPFVKQMNELSIKPFAWKTPSGEVVSSRVFTGPCIVDTVARCALASMSQFNGQYGCLWCTHKGEVTSTGRGHSRVYPIADKLPKKRTDASFRKNAAEAAAGRSTEMTCGIKGATILFQLAFFFFPMNFVVDHMHAVCLGFVRSTASLWFGHKGNAYPYHIGNMIPEVDRRLNGMKVIWEITRLPRSLTEWKYWKASEWRNWLLFYSPVVLKGLLPKRYFLNWLKFVHIMHILHGKTVPMDKLHTVQQELISFLKEYQDLYGKSAMKYNTHLLLHLIDSVMEWGPLWCLSCFCFEGMNAQLLRLINGTRYVHMQIVDKYLIHQSLQPLVASFCVNSLDITHAKGFVTDLMRGYPLRKISNKILGALLFGKGKTSGGNVHYSKVSIENFMFCTAKQDKSRRNNSFVFAEGRFGQILDIIVCCREAGHCKCERPVAFKIQVLQSNRIILNSLDALHQICGFVEVARTTDEICVNAFNAEKCVALNVNDRMYLCTVHAECMLECL; from the exons ATGAGTATCATTGACTGTTTAAAGGATACCCGCGGGGAAGATGACATGGCAAATGATCAGTGGCCAAGCGCTTCATCATCTGGTGAAACCTCAGATGATGAAAGTTCTGATGAGGAAGCTCCTGCCACTAACATCAACAAGAAATCTGCGTGTCACGGAATCGAAGAAAAGTTAGAACTG AAGGAAAAATTGTACGACAATGCCAAACTGACGAGGGGAGAAAGTATGCTACTCATAATGGCACATGCCCTGAGACATTCGTCATCGAAGCAAGCAACTGAAAGTCTCTTGAGACTTGTCGAGCTTCACCTGCCAATAAACACCACAATGCCCATCTCCAAGTACCACTTCTTCAACGTATTTTGTAAGTCAGCTGACTCGGTAACCCAGTACCTATATTGTCCATCATGCAAATGTAGCCTTGGAACAGCCTCAGACGTAAATGTGGTGACATGTCCCACATGTGCAACTGATCACAGCTCTACTGAATTACTCAATTCTGGTTCCTATTTTCTCATCCTGAGCATAGAGACCCAACTACGAATGCTGCTTGAGCAGTATGGTATTGTGTCACGTGACTTGCGTAAGCCCACTTGGGACGTTGGCGACATTACTCAAAGCAGTGCGTATGCTAATCTTCCACTGGCCGATCACGATGTCACAGTGTCATGGAGTACAGATGGTGTACCAGTTTTTGAGGCCTCAAACTACTCCATATGGCCACTTCAGCTGCAGGTGAACGAGCTGGAGTTTAAAATCAGAACGAAAAGCCTTCTGCTTGCTGGGCTCTGGTTTGGCCCATCCAAGCCTGAAATGAACACTTTCCTCGAGCCCTTTGTCAAACAGATGAACGAATTGTCCATAAAACCTTTCGCATGGAAGACTCCTTCTGGGGAGGTGGTTTCGTCAAGGGTGTTCACTGGACCGTGCATTGTTGACACTGTAGCACGTTGTGCACTGGCCAGTATGAGTCAATTCAATGGGCAGTATGGTTGCTTGTGGTGCACTCACAAGGGTGAAGTCACATCAACTGGGAGGGGTCACTCAAGGGTATACCCCATTGCAGATAAACTGCCGAAGAAAAGAACTGATGCTTCCTTCAGAAAAAATGCTGCAGAAGCAGCAGCGGGGAGGAGTACTGAAATGACATGTGGAATTAAAGGGGCAACAATACTTTTTCagttggctttttttttctttcctatgAACTTCGTCGTGGACCATATGCACGCTGTCTGCTTAGGATTTGTTAGGAGCACTGCGAGCCTATGGTTCGGGCACAAGGGAAATGCCTACCCGTATCACATTGGCAACATGATCCCAGAAGTAGACAGGCGGCTAAATGGCATGAAAGTTATCTGGGAGATAACACGTCTACCTAGATCTCTAACAGAGTGGAAGTATTGGAAGGCATCAGAGTGGAGAAACTGGTTGTTGTTTTACTCCCCAGTCGTGCTAAAAGGGCTCCTCCCAAAAAGGTACTTCTTAAATTGGCTCAAGTTTGTGCATATCATGCATATCTTACATGGGAAAACTGTTCCTATGGACAAGTTGCACACCGTGCAGCAGGAACTTATTTCATTTTTGAAAGAATATCAAGACCTGTATGGTAAAAGTGCCATGAAATACAATACTCACCTCCTGCTTCACCTCATCGACAGCGTAATGGAATGGGGACCCCTCTGGTGCCTTTCTTGCTTCTGCTTTGAAGGCATGAATGCTCAGTTACTACGTCTAATAAATGGTACCCGCTATGTTCACATGCAGATTGTGGATAAGTACCTGATACACCAGTCACTGCAGCCTCTGGTTGCTTCTTTTTGTGTGAACTCGTTAGACATCACCCATGCGAAGGGCTTTGTTACGGATCTGATGCGAGGATACCCACTACGAAAAATTTCAAACAAAATCCTAGGAGCTCTACTCTTTGGCAAGGGTAAGACGAGTGGTGGTAATGTACATTACAGCAAGGTCAGCATTGAAAATTTTATGTTCTGTACCGCAAAACAAGACAAATCACGCCGAAATAATTCCTTTGTTTTCGCAGAGGGTAGATTTGGTCAGATACTCGACATAATTGTCTGCTGTCGAGAGGCAGGGCATTGCAAGTGTGAACGACCTGTTGCATTTAAGATTCAGGTCTTGCAATCAAACAGGATCATCTTAAACTCTTTGGATGCGCTCCACCAAATCTGTGGGTTTGTTGAGGTAGCACGCACAACAGATGAAATTTGCGTGAACGCATTTAATGCCGAGAAGTGTGTTGCTTTGAATGTAAATGACAGGATGTACTTGTGTACAGTTCATGCTGAGTGTATGCTCGAGTGCCTGTAG